Proteins encoded by one window of Sinorhizobium arboris LMG 14919:
- the pdxR gene encoding MocR-like pyridoxine biosynthesis transcription factor PdxR, protein MAGATVSETIFFLDRASQTGLQAQIRETIVSAVLSGRLTPGARLPSSRKLAAYLNISRITVTLAYQELASQGYVEAANRSGYRVAGKPPTTAIAMQVAHAAADAVDWSAKLRSTFIVAKQMRKPLDWRAYPYPFLYGQMDPSLFDLTAWRDCARRALAREDFELMAGDFAAADDIQLVNYICSRTLPGRGIRANPDEILVTVGAQNALWIVIQLLLRQGAQAVCENPCHPDMSASLRLSGAAITFVDVDGDGLPPAALPAKVDAVFVTPSHHSPTGATMPIERRAALLEAAAAKDFIIVEDDYEFEMSFLAPPSPALKAFDRSSRVFYIGSFSKSLFPGLRLGYLVAPATVIREARALRALMLRHPPGHLQRTAAYFLALGHYDAVLHRMREEYHRRHITMDVALRDAGLKIAGSAAFGGTSFWIEGPEGLDADLLMNALRKDGVLIESGSPFFPKDDGPCRFFRMGYSSIARNRIADGVALTAARIAERG, encoded by the coding sequence ATGGCGGGCGCGACCGTCTCCGAAACGATCTTCTTCCTCGACCGGGCCAGCCAGACGGGGCTGCAGGCGCAGATCCGCGAAACGATCGTGTCTGCAGTGTTGTCCGGCCGACTGACGCCTGGCGCCCGGTTGCCCTCCAGCCGCAAGCTTGCGGCCTATCTGAATATTTCGCGGATCACCGTAACGCTCGCCTATCAGGAACTCGCTTCTCAGGGCTATGTGGAGGCGGCGAACCGGAGCGGCTACCGCGTCGCCGGCAAACCCCCGACGACAGCCATCGCGATGCAGGTCGCCCATGCTGCGGCCGATGCGGTCGACTGGTCGGCCAAGTTGCGCTCGACCTTCATCGTCGCCAAGCAAATGCGCAAGCCGCTCGACTGGCGAGCCTATCCCTACCCGTTCCTATATGGCCAGATGGACCCTTCGCTGTTCGATCTCACCGCCTGGCGCGACTGTGCGCGGCGGGCGCTGGCGCGCGAGGATTTCGAACTGATGGCGGGCGATTTCGCGGCGGCGGACGACATCCAGCTTGTCAACTATATCTGCTCGCGCACATTGCCGGGCCGCGGCATCCGTGCGAACCCCGACGAGATCCTGGTGACGGTGGGCGCGCAGAACGCCCTCTGGATCGTCATTCAGCTCCTGTTACGTCAGGGCGCCCAGGCGGTCTGCGAGAACCCCTGCCATCCCGACATGAGTGCATCGCTTCGCTTGAGCGGCGCCGCGATCACCTTCGTCGACGTCGACGGGGACGGCCTGCCGCCCGCCGCGCTTCCGGCAAAGGTCGATGCCGTGTTCGTCACGCCCAGCCATCATTCGCCGACCGGCGCGACGATGCCGATCGAGCGGCGGGCGGCCTTGCTCGAGGCGGCCGCCGCCAAGGACTTCATCATCGTCGAGGACGATTACGAGTTCGAGATGAGCTTTCTGGCGCCCCCCTCCCCGGCCCTCAAGGCCTTCGACCGCAGCAGCCGGGTCTTCTACATCGGCAGTTTCTCCAAGTCTCTGTTTCCCGGCCTGCGTCTCGGCTATCTGGTGGCGCCGGCTACCGTTATCCGGGAGGCGCGGGCACTGCGCGCCCTGATGCTGCGGCATCCGCCGGGACATCTCCAGAGAACGGCCGCCTATTTCCTGGCGCTCGGACACTATGATGCCGTGCTGCACCGCATGCGCGAGGAGTATCATCGCCGCCATATCACCATGGACGTTGCCCTTCGGGATGCCGGGTTGAAGATCGCCGGATCTGCGGCTTTCGGCGGCACGTCCTTCTGGATCGAGGGGCCGGAAGGTCTCGATGCGGACTTGCTGATGAACGCTTTGCGGAAGGACGGCGTGCTGATCGAATCCGGGTCGCCCTTCTTCCCGAAGGACGACGGTCCATGCCGCTTTTTCCGCATGGGCTACTCGTCGATCGCGCGCAACCGCATTGCCGACGGCGTGGCGCTGACTGCGGCACGGATCGCCGAGCGGGGTTAG
- a CDS encoding BTAD domain-containing putative transcriptional regulator: MTTVDGVARVRISLLGPFLVRSERHDYIQLTGKRGPALLAYLARCAGMAAPREKLADLLWSDSDEDHARNSLRQTISILRRDLLKAGVDVIQSRQDLIGLKAGAVEVDVEDFEAGLAARSPEDLGTALALYRGPFLDGFHLGSDPFEHWAADERGRLLDRALESTERLARLVDGEAGLVLADRLLAMEPTREASYRLKMELLAASGQRDKAIRTFETCRSMLKAEFGVEIGPEMRALWQSLVSPTNGTSNSVSLPSGHVVREGQRQGRPSISVADFVNLTAERRDDYFAKGLVQDIITALSEVADYVVVSNVGPAEKLAPGDDAKRPRQLSARYVLGGSIQRSGRDLRVNVHLADAAGGHNVWAERFDGHSENALEYQDRIARSVVLAVTLELQLTNWKVRDKSPPGPPEVRRLVNESLVNYFAMTRDSLPRAIDLAERALAIAPDNARAKRTLSVAITMALAWGALPSHPDHVERALALAVAAVRAVPDDEIARVILSFALETAGRIDEAVVECRHAISLNPSYPSARGDIAELYALRGEVSEALHQANEAVRLGAHDVIDFWRHNSMVVALFAGGDDRRALEAARRVVRTKPDFVRGALYWAAAAAATGNNEEASRAVHHCLSQLPHLNVGNVCPGFVPRYVRDMHHSRFLEMLERAGLPRGTPPF; encoded by the coding sequence ATGACCACTGTTGACGGTGTTGCCAGGGTCAGGATCTCGTTGCTCGGCCCCTTCCTGGTCAGGAGCGAACGACACGATTACATCCAGCTAACCGGCAAGAGGGGCCCGGCCCTATTAGCCTACCTCGCCCGCTGCGCGGGAATGGCGGCGCCAAGGGAGAAACTGGCCGACCTGCTCTGGAGCGATAGCGACGAGGACCACGCGCGCAACAGCCTCAGGCAAACGATCAGCATCCTGCGCCGGGATCTTCTGAAAGCGGGTGTGGACGTCATCCAGTCGCGGCAGGACCTGATCGGCCTGAAGGCAGGCGCCGTCGAGGTCGATGTCGAGGACTTCGAAGCCGGGTTGGCTGCCCGCTCGCCCGAGGATCTGGGGACGGCCCTGGCTCTCTATCGCGGGCCTTTCCTCGACGGTTTCCACCTGGGCAGCGATCCGTTCGAGCACTGGGCAGCTGACGAGCGCGGCCGGCTCCTGGATCGCGCGCTCGAATCCACCGAAAGGCTGGCGCGTCTGGTTGACGGTGAAGCGGGATTGGTCTTGGCCGACCGCCTGCTGGCGATGGAGCCGACGCGGGAAGCGTCCTATCGGCTGAAGATGGAACTCCTGGCGGCGAGCGGCCAGCGCGACAAGGCGATCCGCACGTTCGAGACGTGCAGGAGCATGCTGAAGGCGGAATTCGGCGTGGAGATCGGCCCGGAGATGCGCGCGCTGTGGCAATCCCTGGTGTCGCCCACCAATGGAACATCGAATTCCGTCTCACTGCCGTCCGGACATGTCGTTCGGGAAGGTCAGCGTCAGGGGCGGCCATCCATCAGCGTCGCCGATTTCGTCAATCTGACAGCGGAGCGGCGCGACGACTATTTCGCCAAGGGGCTCGTCCAGGACATCATCACGGCCCTCTCAGAGGTGGCGGACTATGTGGTCGTCTCGAATGTCGGCCCCGCGGAGAAGCTTGCTCCGGGCGACGATGCGAAACGTCCGCGGCAATTGAGTGCGCGCTACGTGCTCGGCGGCAGCATCCAGAGGTCTGGCCGCGACCTGCGGGTGAATGTTCATCTCGCCGACGCCGCCGGCGGCCACAACGTCTGGGCCGAGAGGTTCGACGGCCACTCCGAGAACGCGCTCGAATATCAGGACCGGATCGCGCGATCCGTCGTGCTGGCCGTCACGCTCGAACTTCAACTGACGAACTGGAAGGTTCGCGACAAGAGCCCGCCCGGCCCGCCGGAAGTGCGCAGGTTGGTGAACGAATCTCTCGTGAACTACTTCGCGATGACGCGCGACTCCCTGCCGCGTGCGATCGATCTTGCCGAGCGGGCGCTGGCGATCGCGCCCGACAACGCCCGCGCCAAGCGGACGCTTTCCGTCGCCATCACGATGGCGCTCGCCTGGGGCGCGCTTCCGTCCCACCCGGACCATGTCGAGCGCGCTTTGGCCCTTGCGGTAGCCGCTGTACGCGCGGTTCCGGACGACGAGATCGCGCGCGTCATCCTGTCCTTCGCGCTCGAAACCGCAGGCCGGATCGACGAAGCAGTCGTCGAATGCCGGCACGCAATCAGCCTCAACCCGAGCTATCCCAGCGCCCGCGGCGACATCGCCGAACTCTACGCCCTGCGCGGCGAGGTCAGCGAGGCGCTGCACCAGGCCAACGAGGCGGTCCGGCTCGGAGCCCACGACGTCATCGACTTCTGGCGCCACAACAGCATGGTCGTGGCGCTGTTTGCCGGCGGCGACGACCGGCGGGCTCTGGAGGCGGCCCGCAGGGTCGTCAGGACGAAGCCCGACTTCGTCCGCGGCGCACTCTACTGGGCTGCGGCCGCGGCCGCCACGGGCAACAATGAGGAAGCTTCCCGGGCCGTCCATCATTGCCTGTCACAGCTTCCACATCTCAATGTGGGCAACGTCTGCCCAGGTTTCGTGCCACGCTACGTGAGGGATATGCATCATTCACGCTTCCTTGAAATGCTGGAGCGTGCCGGCCTTCCGCGTGGGACACCACCATTTTAA